The proteins below are encoded in one region of Silene latifolia isolate original U9 population chromosome 2, ASM4854445v1, whole genome shotgun sequence:
- the LOC141642622 gene encoding putative cysteine-rich receptor-like protein kinase 9 isoform X2, with protein sequence MIKVLVILLTFLRFQSIVSSSNQTCLFSYSRSGGKNNGNKYKHTLHNLLTTFSSQATTTNTGFYNSTLFNRLANDNMYGLYMCRGDIDRQSCRACVNYAKHAILSKRYTTNYGHEALFWYDHCMIRYSNKPITGILNVNTSMLATWDMYNVTGNVTRFTQILRNTMNLLSVRAANCRSGKKFATSIVKLTEDESLYALAQCTPDLTVKDCRKCLVTAIETLHKMGRSKSGKILQLNCMVRFEMFPFFYSDKIKPLESSAVNLTEIRLRVRLGSYNSSVNSTSSSPSSVSATTPAITAFKGNEVGLQSE encoded by the exons ATGATTAAGGTTTTAGTAatacttcttactttccttagaTTTCAATCTATTGTATCATCGTCTAACCAAACATGCTTGTTTAGCTACTCAAGAAGTGGAGGGAAGAATAATGGCAACAAATATAAACACACCCTTCATAATCTCCTAACCACCTTTTCATCTCAAGCCACAACTACAAACACGGGGTTTTACAATTCTACCCTCTTTAACCGATTGGCAAATGATAATATGTATGGGCTGTACATGTGTCGTGGCGATATTGATCGCCAGTCATGTCGTGCTTGTGTCAACTATGCAAAACACGCCATCCTTTCAAAACGATATACTACTAATTATGGGCATGAGGCTTTGTTTTGGTACGACCATTGTATGATTCGTTACTCTAACAAACCAATTACTGGCATATTGAATGTTAATACTTCGATGTTGGCTACTTGGGACATGTACAACGTGACCGGTAACGTGACTCGTTTCACGCAAATTTTAAGGAATACAATGAATTTATTATCAGTCCGGGCTGCTAATTGTCGTTCAGGGAAGAAATTTGCAACGAGTATAGTGAAGCTAACAGAGGATGAATCTTTGTACGCTTTGGCACAGTGTACGCCAGACTTGACCGTGAAGGATTGCCGCAAGTGTTTGGTAACAGCGATTGAAACACTACATAAAATGGGTCGTAGCAAGAGTGGAAAAATTCTTCAACTCAATTGCATGGTTCGGTTTGAGATGTTTCCATTCTTTTACAGTGACAAGATTAAGCCCTTGGAGTCTTCTGCTGTTAACTTGACTGAAATAAGGCTACGAG TTCGATTGGGGTCCTATAACAGCTCTGTTAACTCAActtcatcttcaccatcttctGTATCCGCTACTACACCCGCGATAACCGCATTTAAAG GAAATGAGGTTGGTCTACAAAGCGAGTGA
- the LOC141642622 gene encoding putative cysteine-rich receptor-like protein kinase 9 isoform X1, whose translation MIKVLVILLTFLRFQSIVSSSNQTCLFSYSRSGGKNNGNKYKHTLHNLLTTFSSQATTTNTGFYNSTLFNRLANDNMYGLYMCRGDIDRQSCRACVNYAKHAILSKRYTTNYGHEALFWYDHCMIRYSNKPITGILNVNTSMLATWDMYNVTGNVTRFTQILRNTMNLLSVRAANCRSGKKFATSIVKLTEDESLYALAQCTPDLTVKDCRKCLVTAIETLHKMGRSKSGKILQLNCMVRFEMFPFFYSDKIKPLESSAVNLTEIRLRVRLGSYNSSVNSTSSSPSSVSATTPAITAFKVEVEISPLVNGNKTLRFVPMIVANSSMMKENGNEVGLQSE comes from the exons ATGATTAAGGTTTTAGTAatacttcttactttccttagaTTTCAATCTATTGTATCATCGTCTAACCAAACATGCTTGTTTAGCTACTCAAGAAGTGGAGGGAAGAATAATGGCAACAAATATAAACACACCCTTCATAATCTCCTAACCACCTTTTCATCTCAAGCCACAACTACAAACACGGGGTTTTACAATTCTACCCTCTTTAACCGATTGGCAAATGATAATATGTATGGGCTGTACATGTGTCGTGGCGATATTGATCGCCAGTCATGTCGTGCTTGTGTCAACTATGCAAAACACGCCATCCTTTCAAAACGATATACTACTAATTATGGGCATGAGGCTTTGTTTTGGTACGACCATTGTATGATTCGTTACTCTAACAAACCAATTACTGGCATATTGAATGTTAATACTTCGATGTTGGCTACTTGGGACATGTACAACGTGACCGGTAACGTGACTCGTTTCACGCAAATTTTAAGGAATACAATGAATTTATTATCAGTCCGGGCTGCTAATTGTCGTTCAGGGAAGAAATTTGCAACGAGTATAGTGAAGCTAACAGAGGATGAATCTTTGTACGCTTTGGCACAGTGTACGCCAGACTTGACCGTGAAGGATTGCCGCAAGTGTTTGGTAACAGCGATTGAAACACTACATAAAATGGGTCGTAGCAAGAGTGGAAAAATTCTTCAACTCAATTGCATGGTTCGGTTTGAGATGTTTCCATTCTTTTACAGTGACAAGATTAAGCCCTTGGAGTCTTCTGCTGTTAACTTGACTGAAATAAGGCTACGAG TTCGATTGGGGTCCTATAACAGCTCTGTTAACTCAActtcatcttcaccatcttctGTATCCGCTACTACACCCGCGATAACCGCATTTAAAG TTGAAGTAGAGATCTCTCCGCTCGTTAACGGTAATAAGACGTTGCGCTTTGTGCCTATGATCGTTGCTAACTCGTCAATGATGAAAGAGAACG GAAATGAGGTTGGTCTACAAAGCGAGTGA